The following proteins come from a genomic window of Populus alba chromosome 12, ASM523922v2, whole genome shotgun sequence:
- the LOC118033714 gene encoding histone-lysine N-methyltransferase ATXR6 isoform X1 yields the protein MALRSKRSQAPKPISRSKAAAADYSDVYCEKCGSGESPGELLLCDKCDKGFHLFCLRPILVAVPKGSWFCPSCSKQKMPNSFPLVQTKIIDFFRIQRSTESIQKLSQDIQKKRKRSSSLVVSKKRRKLLPFSPSEDPEKRLEQMRSLATALTASGTEFSNELTYRPGMAPRSVNQPALEKGGMQVLSKEDAETLNLCKRMMNRGEWPPLMVVFDPKEGFTVEADRSIKDLTIITEYVGDVDYLKNRENDDGDSMMTLLHADNPSQSLVICPDMRGNIARFINGINNHTQEGRKKQNLKCVRYDVNGECRVLLIANRDISKGERLYYDYNGYEHEYPTEHFV from the exons ATGGCGCTGAGAAGCAAGAGAAGTCAAGCTCCAAAGCCAATATCTAGATCcaaagctgctgctgctgattaCAGTGATGTTTACTGTGAAAAATGTGGGTCAGGAGAGTCACCAGGAGAGCTACTTCTTTGTGATAAATGTGATAAAGGgtttcatttgttttgcttGAGACCTATTCTTGTTGCTGTTCCTAAAGGGTCTTGGTTTTGTCCTTCTTGTTCCAAGCAAAAGATGCCCAATT CATTTCCTCTTGTTCAAACGAAAATCATTGATTTCTTCCGCATTCAACGGTCCACAGAATCGATTCAGAAGCTAAGTCAAG ATATTCAGAAGAAGCGAAAGCGGTCTAGTAGTTTAGTGGTGtcgaagaagaggaggaagctGTTGCCATTTAGTCCGAGTGAAGATCCTGAAAAGAGACTAGAGCAAATGAGATCACTAGCAACAGCATTGACAGCCTCAGGGACGGAGTTCAGCAATGAACTAACCTACCGGCCAGGCATGGCACCGAGGTCTGTGAATCAGCCAGCTCTTGAGAAGGGAGGAATGCAG GTCTTGTCAAAAGAAGATGCTGAAACCTTAAATTTGTGCAAAAGGATGATGAATAGAGGTGAATGGCCTCCTCTCATGGTTGTTTTTGATCCCAAGGAAGG GTTCACAGTAGAGGCAGATAGATCCATAAAAGATTTAACGATTATAACTGAGTATGTTGGAGATGTTGATTACTTGAAGAACCGGGAAAATGATGATGGTGATAGCATGATGACGTTGCTTCATGCTGATAATCCTTCACAAAGCCTTGTCATATGTCCTGACATGCGTGGGAATATAGCTCGATTTATCAATGGTATCAACAATCATACACA agaagggagaaagaagcAGAATCTAAAATGTGTGAGGTATGATGTAAATGGTGAATGCCGGGTTTTGCTGATAGCCAACAGGGATATATCAAAGGGAGAGAGATTATATTATGACTACAACGGATATGAACATGAATACCCAACAGAGCATTTTGTTTAA
- the LOC118033714 gene encoding histone-lysine N-methyltransferase ATXR6 isoform X2: protein MALRSKRSQAPKPISRSKAAAADYSDVYCEKCGSGESPGELLLCDKCDKGFHLFCLRPILVAVPKGSWFCPSCSKQKMPNSFPLVQTKIIDFFRIQRSTESIQKLSQDIQKKRKRSSSLVVSKKRRKLLPFSPSEDPEKRLEQMRSLATALTASGTEFSNELTYRPGMAPRSVNQPALEKGGMQVLSKEDAETLNLCKRMMNRGEWPPLMVVFDPKEGFTVEADRSIKDLTIITEYVGDVDYLKNRENDDGDSMMTLLHADNPSQSLVICPDMRGNIARFINGINNHTQEKEAESKMCEV from the exons ATGGCGCTGAGAAGCAAGAGAAGTCAAGCTCCAAAGCCAATATCTAGATCcaaagctgctgctgctgattaCAGTGATGTTTACTGTGAAAAATGTGGGTCAGGAGAGTCACCAGGAGAGCTACTTCTTTGTGATAAATGTGATAAAGGgtttcatttgttttgcttGAGACCTATTCTTGTTGCTGTTCCTAAAGGGTCTTGGTTTTGTCCTTCTTGTTCCAAGCAAAAGATGCCCAATT CATTTCCTCTTGTTCAAACGAAAATCATTGATTTCTTCCGCATTCAACGGTCCACAGAATCGATTCAGAAGCTAAGTCAAG ATATTCAGAAGAAGCGAAAGCGGTCTAGTAGTTTAGTGGTGtcgaagaagaggaggaagctGTTGCCATTTAGTCCGAGTGAAGATCCTGAAAAGAGACTAGAGCAAATGAGATCACTAGCAACAGCATTGACAGCCTCAGGGACGGAGTTCAGCAATGAACTAACCTACCGGCCAGGCATGGCACCGAGGTCTGTGAATCAGCCAGCTCTTGAGAAGGGAGGAATGCAG GTCTTGTCAAAAGAAGATGCTGAAACCTTAAATTTGTGCAAAAGGATGATGAATAGAGGTGAATGGCCTCCTCTCATGGTTGTTTTTGATCCCAAGGAAGG GTTCACAGTAGAGGCAGATAGATCCATAAAAGATTTAACGATTATAACTGAGTATGTTGGAGATGTTGATTACTTGAAGAACCGGGAAAATGATGATGGTGATAGCATGATGACGTTGCTTCATGCTGATAATCCTTCACAAAGCCTTGTCATATGTCCTGACATGCGTGGGAATATAGCTCGATTTATCAATGGTATCAACAATCATACACA ggagaaagaagcAGAATCTAAAATGTGTGAGGTATGA